A genomic region of Nisaea sediminum contains the following coding sequences:
- a CDS encoding NAD-dependent epimerase/dehydratase family protein has product MKVLITGGGGFLGAWLIKRLKKRNVDVRVFDLKEDRSIVREIIGDGADGIDWVSGDIADTEAVRDTARGCSFAVHLAALLTPECSADPVLGAKVNLIGTLNVFEAAKAEGMTGVAYASSASALAPDSCTDLSPITHYGAYKLAAEGCARAYWIESGIPSIGFRPAIVYGPGRVTGMTAGPSVACREALAGRPYTIGYSGEADMIFVDDVAAVCEAAATRPFEGAHAITLSGERADAGAIVEEIRRHVPDAKLDWSGPTLPIPAEMVPTPVEDLLGALPRTTLSEGIARTIAHYRTGLEA; this is encoded by the coding sequence ATGAAGGTTCTGATCACTGGCGGCGGCGGGTTTCTCGGCGCCTGGCTCATCAAGCGGCTGAAAAAGCGGAATGTCGACGTCCGCGTCTTCGACCTGAAGGAAGACCGCTCCATCGTCCGGGAAATCATTGGCGACGGCGCCGACGGGATCGACTGGGTGAGTGGCGACATCGCCGATACCGAAGCCGTGCGCGACACGGCGCGCGGCTGTTCGTTCGCGGTCCATCTCGCCGCCCTGCTGACGCCGGAGTGCTCGGCCGATCCGGTGCTCGGCGCCAAGGTCAACCTGATCGGTACGCTGAACGTTTTCGAGGCGGCGAAAGCCGAAGGCATGACCGGCGTGGCCTATGCCAGCAGCGCATCGGCCCTCGCCCCGGACAGTTGCACCGATCTTAGCCCGATCACCCATTACGGCGCCTACAAGCTGGCGGCTGAGGGCTGCGCCCGTGCCTACTGGATCGAATCCGGCATTCCGAGCATCGGTTTCCGCCCGGCCATCGTTTACGGCCCCGGACGGGTCACCGGCATGACCGCCGGTCCGTCGGTTGCCTGCCGCGAGGCTCTTGCGGGACGTCCCTATACGATCGGTTATTCCGGCGAGGCCGACATGATCTTCGTCGACGATGTCGCGGCGGTCTGCGAGGCGGCGGCGACCCGGCCCTTCGAGGGCGCGCATGCCATCACCCTCTCTGGCGAAAGGGCCGACGCGGGCGCGATCGTGGAGGAAATCCGCAGACACGTTCCGGACGCGAAGCTGGACTGGAGCGGCCCCACCCTTCCGATCCCGGCGGAAATGGTTCCGACCCCGGTCGAGGATCTGCTCGGAGCGCTTCCGCGCACCACGCTTTCGGAG
- a CDS encoding sugar phosphate isomerase/epimerase family protein, whose amino-acid sequence MTRAYSLGYLTCNGADPVTSVRIAADHGYDMISFRLLPAGPADRLFPLLQDDGLAREVKAAMRDTGVNLADAEMIRLAPTTEIASFTPFLDRISDLGAKHVLVAVDDTDHSRSQDNYTALCHRLGEYMLTADLEFMPWTGVKDLAHARRMVETANHPAAAVLFDTLHFDRCGASLDEFRDLPAGLMNYVQICDGPVPYDPSDEELIRIARTARLIPGEGGIDLAAIAALVPKDMTVSVEVPNHALAAEIGASEVARRALAATKKLLGDL is encoded by the coding sequence ATGACTCGCGCCTATTCTCTCGGTTACCTGACCTGTAACGGCGCCGATCCCGTCACCTCCGTCAGGATCGCCGCCGATCATGGCTATGACATGATCAGTTTCCGCCTACTGCCCGCGGGCCCCGCCGACCGGCTCTTCCCGCTGCTTCAAGACGATGGGCTCGCGCGCGAGGTCAAGGCGGCGATGCGGGATACCGGCGTAAATCTGGCGGACGCGGAGATGATCCGGCTCGCGCCGACGACCGAGATCGCCAGCTTCACGCCCTTTCTCGACCGGATCTCCGATCTCGGCGCAAAGCATGTTCTCGTCGCGGTTGACGATACGGATCACTCGCGAAGCCAGGACAACTACACCGCGCTCTGCCATCGGCTTGGCGAGTACATGCTCACCGCGGACCTCGAATTCATGCCGTGGACCGGGGTGAAGGATCTGGCGCATGCACGGCGCATGGTCGAGACGGCAAATCACCCCGCCGCCGCCGTTTTGTTCGACACCCTGCATTTCGACCGCTGCGGTGCCTCCCTGGACGAGTTCCGTGATCTGCCGGCGGGGCTCATGAACTATGTTCAGATCTGCGACGGGCCCGTGCCCTACGATCCGTCGGACGAAGAGCTGATCAGGATCGCCCGCACGGCACGGCTGATCCCCGGTGAGGGCGGCATCGATCTTGCCGCCATCGCCGCGCTCGTCCCGAAGGACATGACCGTCAGCGTCGAGGTTCCGAACCATGCCCTGGCGGCGGAAATAGGCGCCTCCGAAGTCGCGCGGCGCGCCCTCGCGGCGACCAAGAAACTGCTCGGCGACCTATGA
- a CDS encoding IclR family transcriptional regulator: MSSALERGLRILELMVEHPAGLPVSRMAALLGMPVSGVHRQLRELARLGYVRQPRDQGDYLLSVKLSALGLSFLGRAGVTDIAQPILDRLAAASGELIRLSVVDGERLVWVAVAQGATTGLRYDPGREQGVVVHLASTAGGQAWLAGMSDADALELVSRQGLRPTEFEPGPGAPATLPALLAVLAEARAKGYALTVNSYMIGMAAMAVPVRHGKSGPIVGCLSIAGPTVRLDALRVAELAPKLREAAEELSAAADASQFFGQLRKSGETGHRTGQKAVGSR, translated from the coding sequence GTGAGCAGCGCCCTCGAACGCGGATTGCGCATTCTCGAGCTAATGGTCGAGCATCCTGCGGGTCTCCCCGTCAGCCGGATGGCCGCGCTGCTCGGCATGCCGGTTTCCGGCGTGCACCGGCAGCTGCGCGAACTGGCGCGGCTGGGCTATGTCAGGCAGCCCCGGGATCAGGGCGATTATCTGCTGAGCGTGAAACTCTCCGCCCTCGGTCTCAGCTTTCTCGGCCGCGCCGGCGTGACCGACATCGCGCAGCCGATCCTCGACCGGCTCGCGGCGGCGAGCGGCGAGCTGATCCGGCTCTCCGTCGTCGACGGCGAGCGGCTGGTCTGGGTCGCCGTTGCGCAGGGCGCCACCACGGGCCTGCGCTACGATCCGGGACGCGAGCAGGGCGTGGTCGTCCACCTCGCCAGCACCGCCGGCGGACAGGCCTGGCTCGCCGGGATGAGCGACGCGGACGCCCTCGAACTGGTCTCACGTCAGGGCCTCCGACCGACCGAGTTCGAACCGGGCCCCGGCGCCCCGGCAACCCTCCCCGCGTTGCTGGCCGTCCTGGCCGAGGCGCGCGCCAAGGGCTACGCGCTGACCGTCAACAGCTACATGATCGGCATGGCCGCGATGGCGGTCCCGGTCCGGCACGGCAAGAGCGGCCCCATCGTCGGATGCCTCTCGATCGCCGGACCGACGGTCCGTCTCGATGCGCTGCGTGTCGCCGAACTCGCGCCGAAACTGCGCGAGGCCGCGGAAGAACTTTCGGCGGCAGCGGACGCCTCGCAGTTTTTTGGGCAGCTTCGGAAAAGCGGCGAGACCGGTCACCGGACCGGGCAGAAAGCGGTAGGTTCCCGATGA
- a CDS encoding FAD-dependent oxidoreductase encodes MSSPESARPEKSEWDVIVLGAGAAGMAAAVFAALEGARTLLVERSEYVGGTSALSAGTVWIPNTRHAAIAGAEDSPERAAAFLDAAVGNRAPKAMRDAFLRAGPEAIRCLEERTDMRFRARPFHPDYLYELEGSVFGGRALEALPFDGASLGNAFYLIRPPIPEFTVLGGMMVDRDDIGHLLKMTSSLKSLAHGLRLVAGYAVDRLRFGRGARLVMGNALTGRLLKALLDLGVDLMTETEVTDISATPDGVSVSVESDGRKRDLGARGGVILASGGSARHPERRAEMLPSPLPEFSPAAPGNTGALHDIALRLGARYGEAGDQPVFWAPVSRRRRKDGSMAVFPHFVLDRSKPGILSVGRDGRRFVNESRSYHEFVAAMYAANKDGLTIPAYEITDSEGLRKYGLGMVRPGGRGLGPFLADGYLVRAECLAGLAAKLEIDAQGLAGTVARMNDFAKNGVDLEFRRGSTVYERANGDPSHGPNPTLGPIRTPPFYAIRLWPGDIGSAVGLLTDMEARLVDKEGQPITGLYACGNDMHSVMGGVYPAPGINLGPAIAFAYVAGRHAAARALGNPDQRPTA; translated from the coding sequence ATGAGCAGTCCCGAAAGTGCCCGGCCGGAGAAAAGCGAGTGGGACGTCATCGTGCTCGGAGCTGGAGCGGCCGGAATGGCGGCGGCGGTTTTTGCCGCGCTCGAGGGCGCACGGACCCTGCTCGTCGAACGGTCCGAATATGTCGGCGGTACATCGGCTCTGTCGGCGGGAACGGTCTGGATACCGAACACCCGGCATGCAGCCATCGCCGGAGCGGAGGACAGTCCGGAGCGGGCCGCGGCCTTTCTGGACGCCGCGGTCGGTAACCGGGCTCCGAAGGCGATGCGCGATGCCTTTCTTCGTGCGGGACCCGAAGCGATCCGCTGCCTTGAGGAGCGGACCGATATGCGCTTCCGCGCCCGCCCGTTCCACCCGGATTATCTCTATGAGCTGGAGGGCTCTGTCTTCGGCGGCCGGGCACTCGAGGCGCTGCCGTTCGACGGCGCCAGCCTTGGAAATGCTTTCTATCTGATAAGGCCTCCGATCCCGGAATTCACCGTGCTCGGAGGCATGATGGTCGACCGGGACGATATAGGCCATCTGCTGAAGATGACCTCGTCGCTGAAATCGCTCGCGCACGGTTTGCGACTTGTCGCCGGTTATGCCGTGGACCGGCTGCGCTTCGGGCGCGGCGCGCGTCTCGTGATGGGTAACGCACTGACGGGCCGGTTGCTGAAAGCGCTGCTCGATCTCGGCGTCGATCTGATGACCGAAACCGAAGTGACCGACATCTCGGCCACGCCGGATGGAGTCAGCGTCTCGGTGGAAAGTGACGGACGCAAACGGGATCTCGGCGCGCGCGGCGGCGTGATCCTCGCCTCCGGCGGGTCCGCCCGTCATCCGGAGCGTCGGGCGGAGATGCTGCCGTCACCGCTTCCCGAATTCAGCCCGGCAGCGCCGGGCAATACGGGGGCCTTGCACGATATCGCGCTCAGGCTCGGTGCGCGCTACGGAGAGGCCGGCGACCAGCCGGTGTTCTGGGCACCGGTCTCCCGCCGCAGACGCAAGGACGGCAGCATGGCGGTATTTCCGCATTTCGTGCTCGACCGGTCCAAGCCGGGAATTCTGTCGGTCGGTCGCGACGGTCGGCGCTTCGTGAACGAGAGCAGGTCCTACCACGAGTTCGTCGCGGCGATGTACGCGGCCAACAAGGACGGACTCACCATCCCCGCTTACGAGATCACCGACTCCGAGGGGCTCCGGAAATATGGCCTCGGCATGGTCCGGCCGGGAGGCCGCGGCTTGGGGCCGTTTCTCGCTGACGGCTATCTCGTCCGGGCGGAATGTCTGGCCGGGCTGGCGGCGAAGCTGGAGATCGATGCCCAAGGTCTCGCCGGCACGGTTGCGCGGATGAACGATTTTGCCAAAAACGGCGTCGATCTGGAGTTCCGCAGGGGCTCGACGGTGTACGAGAGGGCCAACGGGGATCCGTCGCACGGCCCGAACCCGACCCTCGGTCCGATCCGCACGCCGCCCTTCTACGCGATCCGTCTCTGGCCGGGAGACATCGGGTCGGCCGTCGGGCTGCTCACCGATATGGAGGCCCGTCTCGTCGACAAGGAAGGGCAGCCGATCACCGGGCTCTATGCCTGCGGCAACGACATGCATTCGGTGATGGGCGGGGTCTATCCGGCGCCGGGAATCAATCTCGGCCCGGCGATCGCCTTCGCCTATGTCGCGGGGCGGCATGCCGCCGCCCGCGCGCTCGGAAATCCGGATCAGCGGCCGACGGCGTAG
- a CDS encoding gamma-glutamyltransferase family protein codes for MFTTRPEIRGTFGVVASTHWLASSAGMAILERGGNAFDAAVAAGFVLQIVEPHLNGPGGDLPLIMHSARENRTRVICGQGPAPQNATIPAIRDLGLDLIPGSGLLAAVTPGAFDAWMLMLRDHGTMSLGQVLEYAIGYARNGYPVVPKITDTVNTVRDLFLNEWKSSAAIYLKDGEAPVPGGMFSNPKLADTYERIVREAETGGGSREAQIERARDIWYKGWIAESIDRFCRDEYMDATGRRHKGLLTGDDLSGWSATYEDPLSYDYGRYTVMKPGAWSQGPVLLQQLSLLKAMGLADMDPTGPDFVHAVTETAKLSYADREAYYGDPNFVDVPMETLLSDAYAESRRALVGKEASDAFFAGTIEGYSNNIAFTLQPHAADISGAGLGVGEPTVGKMGEAKGDTVHIDIIDKDGNMVSATPSGGWLQSSPIIPELGFCLGNRAQMFWLEEGSPSTLAPGKRPRTTLSPCFALRDGEAYMPFGTPGGDQQDQWSLLLFLHHAEHGMNLQEAIDCPAFHNEHFPSSFWPRGRTEKRLVVEGRFPEETVKELRRRGHDVEVGENWSEGRLTAAAKDGDMLRAAANPRGMQGYAVGR; via the coding sequence ATGTTTACGACCAGACCGGAAATTCGCGGCACCTTCGGTGTCGTCGCCTCGACCCATTGGCTGGCCTCCTCGGCCGGCATGGCCATTCTTGAGCGCGGCGGAAACGCGTTCGATGCGGCCGTCGCCGCCGGCTTCGTGCTGCAGATCGTCGAGCCGCACCTGAACGGCCCGGGCGGCGACCTGCCACTCATCATGCACAGCGCCAGGGAAAACCGGACGCGGGTGATCTGCGGTCAGGGCCCGGCGCCGCAGAACGCCACCATCCCGGCGATCCGCGATCTCGGTCTCGATCTTATCCCCGGCAGCGGCCTGCTCGCCGCCGTGACGCCCGGCGCGTTCGACGCCTGGATGCTGATGCTGCGCGACCACGGCACCATGAGCCTCGGCCAGGTGCTGGAATATGCCATCGGCTACGCGCGCAACGGCTATCCCGTCGTTCCGAAGATCACCGACACGGTGAACACGGTACGCGATCTCTTCCTGAACGAGTGGAAGAGTTCCGCGGCGATCTACCTGAAGGACGGCGAGGCCCCGGTTCCGGGCGGTATGTTCTCCAACCCGAAGCTGGCGGACACCTACGAGCGCATCGTGCGCGAGGCGGAAACCGGCGGTGGAAGCCGCGAGGCGCAGATCGAGCGCGCCCGGGACATCTGGTACAAAGGTTGGATCGCCGAGAGCATCGACCGCTTCTGCCGGGACGAATACATGGACGCCACCGGGCGGCGTCACAAGGGCCTGCTGACCGGCGACGATCTCTCCGGCTGGTCCGCGACCTACGAGGATCCGCTTTCCTACGATTACGGCCGTTACACTGTGATGAAGCCCGGCGCCTGGAGCCAGGGACCTGTGTTGCTTCAGCAGCTCTCCCTGCTGAAGGCCATGGGCCTTGCCGACATGGATCCGACCGGCCCGGACTTCGTCCATGCCGTGACCGAGACGGCAAAACTTTCCTATGCCGACCGCGAGGCCTATTACGGCGACCCGAATTTCGTCGACGTCCCGATGGAGACGCTGCTGAGCGACGCCTATGCCGAAAGCCGCCGGGCGCTGGTCGGCAAGGAGGCCTCCGACGCCTTCTTCGCCGGCACCATCGAGGGCTACAGCAACAACATCGCCTTCACTCTGCAGCCGCATGCGGCCGACATTTCCGGCGCCGGTCTCGGCGTCGGCGAGCCGACCGTCGGCAAGATGGGCGAGGCCAAGGGCGACACCGTCCATATCGACATCATCGACAAGGACGGCAACATGGTCTCGGCGACGCCGAGCGGCGGCTGGCTGCAGAGCTCGCCGATCATTCCGGAACTCGGTTTCTGCCTTGGCAACCGGGCGCAGATGTTCTGGCTCGAGGAAGGCTCGCCCTCCACGCTGGCGCCGGGCAAGCGTCCGCGGACCACGCTCTCGCCCTGCTTCGCTCTGCGCGACGGCGAGGCCTACATGCCGTTCGGCACGCCGGGCGGAGACCAGCAGGACCAGTGGTCGCTGCTGCTCTTCCTGCACCATGCCGAGCACGGCATGAACCTGCAGGAGGCGATCGACTGCCCGGCCTTCCACAACGAGCACTTCCCGAGCTCCTTCTGGCCGCGTGGCCGGACCGAGAAGCGGCTGGTGGTCGAGGGCAGGTTCCCGGAAGAAACGGTCAAGGAACTGCGCCGCCGCGGCCACGATGTCGAGGTCGGAGAGAACTGGTCGGAAGGCCGCCTCACCGCCGCTGCCAAGGACGGCGACATGCTGCGCGCCGCCGCCAATCCGCGCGGCATGCAGGGCTACGCCGTCGGCCGCTGA